From Candidatus Poribacteria bacterium, one genomic window encodes:
- a CDS encoding DUF547 domain-containing protein: MKKRILIVCLLLLSVCSVIFLYHYRVEADSRTEQPGDDTSFSHELFDQVLQEYVDERGRVNYTKLKANPEKFEAYLDRLAFAKPEALPYNERLTFWVNAYNALVIKGVINHYPITSVRKVKLFNGFFSRLKFQVAGKMYTLDQIEHGIIRTEFVDPRAHFVLVCASRSCPPLWNRAYAAETIEERLETATLNFLRNPEHVRIDRAKRHVYVSKIFKWYDDDFKEGYEGVADFLADYLPPEDAEFLESTDVKFRYLDYDWTLNDFSNNSQGIK; encoded by the coding sequence ATGAAAAAACGTATCCTAATTGTATGCCTCTTACTCTTATCTGTATGTAGTGTTATCTTCCTCTACCACTATCGCGTCGAAGCGGATTCTCGCACCGAGCAGCCGGGGGATGATACTTCATTTTCGCATGAGTTGTTTGATCAGGTTTTACAGGAATATGTCGATGAAAGGGGTCGGGTCAATTATACAAAACTGAAGGCGAACCCTGAAAAATTTGAGGCGTATCTCGACCGATTGGCTTTTGCGAAGCCAGAGGCGTTGCCCTATAATGAACGACTGACGTTCTGGGTTAACGCTTATAATGCCCTCGTCATTAAAGGTGTTATCAACCACTACCCGATAACGAGTGTCCGAAAGGTCAAACTCTTCAACGGTTTTTTCTCTCGCCTGAAGTTCCAAGTAGCGGGTAAGATGTACACACTCGATCAGATTGAACACGGCATTATCCGCACAGAGTTTGTGGATCCGCGCGCACACTTTGTGCTTGTATGTGCTTCGCGGAGTTGTCCGCCTTTGTGGAACCGTGCTTATGCTGCTGAGACGATTGAAGAGCGTCTGGAGACTGCAACGCTCAACTTTCTTCGGAATCCGGAGCACGTGAGGATTGATCGCGCGAAACGCCACGTCTACGTCTCTAAAATTTTCAAATGGTATGACGATGATTTCAAGGAAGGTTACGAGGGTGTAGCCGATTTTCTCGCCGACTACCTGCCGCCTGAAGACGCAGAATTTTTGGAATCAACAGATGTGAAGTTCCGCTACTTGGACTACGACTGGACCCTAAACGATTTTTCTAATAATTCGCAAGGCATAAAATGA
- a CDS encoding LamG domain-containing protein, producing MRIRIFVCTILALSLVVGYSQAEIDPDRIVGIWLMDEGKGDVAEDISENGRKGTITRGEWAKGKVDGALEIKKGGTVTIPLGKGIIEDKVTFTLWINFTDIGGQQNYFSIWDQSNNRYVPYKNGGNLLRSWTNTWDVASGVTVKDGTWYHVANVYDGDNCTIYVNGEEEVSQKVPKFQLQDQEQTAWLATDKGTGFLSATIMDEVGLFNDGLTEDEVQDIMNDGIYHTAFDVEPSGKLPVLWGRLKSHF from the coding sequence ATGAGAATAAGAATATTTGTCTGCACCATACTCGCGCTAAGTCTCGTTGTCGGTTATAGTCAAGCCGAGATTGATCCAGATAGGATTGTCGGTATCTGGTTAATGGACGAAGGTAAGGGCGATGTCGCTGAAGACATCTCTGAAAACGGGCGTAAAGGCACGATTACGCGAGGAGAATGGGCAAAAGGCAAGGTTGATGGTGCCCTTGAAATCAAAAAGGGTGGCACGGTCACTATTCCGCTGGGTAAAGGTATTATCGAAGATAAAGTGACCTTCACCCTGTGGATAAACTTCACGGACATCGGGGGTCAACAGAACTACTTCTCGATATGGGATCAGAGCAACAACCGCTATGTTCCTTACAAAAATGGTGGCAACCTCCTCCGCAGTTGGACGAACACTTGGGATGTCGCCAGTGGTGTGACCGTCAAAGATGGAACTTGGTATCATGTCGCCAACGTCTACGACGGAGACAACTGTACAATCTACGTCAACGGCGAAGAGGAAGTCTCACAAAAGGTCCCGAAGTTCCAACTCCAGGATCAGGAGCAGACGGCGTGGCTCGCGACTGATAAAGGAACCGGTTTCCTCTCCGCCACGATTATGGATGAGGTCGGTCTCTTCAATGATGGACTCACCGAAGATGAAGTTCAGGACATTATGAACGACGGTATCTATCACACCGCGTTTGACGTGGAACCGTCAGGGAAACTCCCTGTGCTGTGGGGAAGACTGAAGTCGCATTTTTAA
- a CDS encoding gamma-glutamylcyclotransferase produces the protein MKHSLKNLTDPYCGRNLTKNLCVMKLGFLKWHNLSLLYIWSTAQAAIVKKMIYFAYGSNMNRAHMQQRCPGVTHIEKFQLEGFRLVFKYHADIIPAEGGTVHGGLWKITEAHEEALDTYEGYPDYYGKYYQDGVMFYRMREGYEKNFEAPSKWYLKTIIQGYRDFGVTQEEFKESLGLQQLQLTQKDLEEILGVSTDELARLFSRVATTPVYQ, from the coding sequence ATGAAGCACTCCTTAAAAAACCTTACAGATCCTTATTGCGGTCGCAACTTAACCAAAAACCTGTGCGTAATGAAATTAGGTTTCCTTAAATGGCATAATTTGTCTTTGCTTTACATTTGGAGCACAGCCCAGGCGGCCATAGTTAAAAAAATGATATATTTTGCTTATGGGTCCAACATGAACCGCGCTCACATGCAACAGCGGTGCCCAGGTGTCACGCACATAGAGAAGTTCCAACTCGAAGGATTTCGCCTCGTTTTTAAATACCACGCCGATATTATCCCAGCGGAGGGAGGTACCGTCCACGGTGGACTCTGGAAAATTACAGAGGCGCACGAAGAGGCACTTGACACCTACGAAGGGTATCCCGATTATTACGGCAAGTATTACCAAGACGGTGTCATGTTTTACAGGATGCGGGAGGGATACGAGAAGAATTTCGAGGCACCTTCAAAATGGTATCTAAAAACCATCATTCAGGGTTACCGTGATTTTGGGGTGACGCAGGAAGAATTTAAAGAGAGCCTCGGTCTCCAACAACTTCAGTTGACGCAAAAGGACCTTGAAGAGATCCTCGGTGTGTCAACAGATGAACTCGCTCGCCTATTCTCCCGCGTCGCAACCACGCCTGTCTACCAATAA
- a CDS encoding tetratricopeptide repeat protein, with translation MKKDNSAKNIAKSVKNYFEKGKKLCDQEDYGAAISVFDTAIRLDPNNKDVHNNRGNAKYLLKQYFEAVSDYDEALRLDPNFAIAYYNRGLAKYNLGHPKDAISDFDAAIRLDLEFVHAYRNRAVAKSDIGQYFESISDLDVVIRLDPENDIAYNDRGSTKANLGHHDSAISDYDAAIRINPDYLFPYFNRGISKRELGRNAEAEQDFQKALSLAQESEDAELIGHIKKQMQ, from the coding sequence ATGAAAAAAGATAATTCCGCTAAGAACATTGCTAAATCTGTCAAGAACTACTTTGAGAAAGGTAAAAAGTTATGCGATCAGGAAGATTATGGTGCTGCTATCTCTGTTTTTGACACCGCTATTCGTTTAGACCCTAATAACAAGGACGTTCATAATAACAGAGGTAACGCGAAATACCTTTTAAAACAATACTTTGAAGCGGTTTCTGACTACGACGAGGCACTCCGTTTAGACCCTAATTTCGCGATCGCCTATTATAACAGAGGCCTCGCGAAATACAATTTAGGACACCCCAAAGATGCTATCTCTGACTTTGACGCGGCTATTAGACTTGACCTTGAATTTGTGCATGCCTACCGCAACCGTGCCGTTGCGAAAAGCGACATAGGACAATATTTTGAATCGATATCCGATTTAGACGTGGTCATTCGTTTAGACCCTGAAAATGATATAGCATACAATGATAGAGGAAGCACTAAGGCAAACCTTGGACACCATGATTCTGCAATTTCTGACTATGACGCGGCTATTCGCATAAATCCTGATTATCTATTTCCATATTTCAACCGAGGGATTTCTAAAAGAGAATTAGGGCGGAACGCGGAGGCAGAACAAGATTTTCAGAAAGCACTCAGTTTAGCACAAGAATCAGAAGATGCGGAACTTATAGGCCACATAAAAAAACAGATGCAGTAG
- a CDS encoding MFS transporter — translation MNHRKFSRVSLILPIYIPAFLLATGGGIVSPTLSIYVKSFELSYTLTTVVLAVGVFGNIPAGILVERLGRKLSMLLGLAMIGLSTLGMGTAGNFYQLIGAQLLGGIGHALWMLARHAYMTDVIPIANRGRAIALFGGVNRMGTFAGQFCSIFLGVNLRLPFFIYAGIVMLNLLLCFFFIPGTQRPATEAAGKKMPYLKQLLEISRQHARLLATAGVGQVCVQTLRRGCNIIIPLYADETVGLTTQQVRSVVMISSAVDMSMFPIAGYMMDRFGRRYATVPGVFIFATGMVLMPFTGTFTGLLLAAVFMRMGNGIASGTMMTLGADLAPRDGTGEFLGLWRLTGDFGGSAGPVIVGNLADLFGLGYSGFALGGIGYLAVSIFLWLVPETLKRE, via the coding sequence TTGAACCACCGCAAATTTAGCCGAGTCTCATTAATCCTTCCCATCTATATTCCAGCGTTTCTGTTGGCAACAGGCGGAGGCATCGTTTCACCGACGCTTTCGATTTATGTTAAATCGTTTGAGTTATCCTATACGTTGACGACGGTTGTCCTTGCTGTGGGTGTGTTTGGAAATATTCCGGCTGGTATTTTAGTGGAACGCCTCGGGCGCAAACTATCGATGTTGCTCGGTTTAGCCATGATAGGACTGTCAACGCTCGGTATGGGAACGGCAGGGAATTTCTACCAACTCATCGGGGCACAGTTACTCGGAGGCATTGGACACGCTTTGTGGATGCTTGCGCGCCATGCCTATATGACGGATGTGATCCCGATAGCGAATCGCGGGAGAGCGATTGCCCTGTTCGGCGGTGTGAACAGGATGGGCACCTTCGCGGGTCAGTTCTGCTCTATCTTTCTTGGGGTGAATCTCCGTCTCCCCTTCTTCATCTATGCTGGCATTGTGATGCTGAACCTGCTCCTCTGTTTCTTCTTCATTCCCGGAACGCAGCGCCCCGCAACTGAAGCAGCAGGGAAGAAGATGCCTTACCTGAAACAACTCCTTGAAATCTCGCGCCAGCATGCGCGACTCCTCGCCACAGCAGGGGTAGGGCAGGTGTGTGTGCAGACGTTGCGCCGCGGGTGCAATATCATTATTCCACTCTATGCGGACGAGACGGTCGGGCTAACGACACAACAGGTTCGCTCTGTCGTCATGATCTCCTCAGCGGTGGATATGTCGATGTTCCCAATTGCCGGATATATGATGGATCGGTTCGGTCGGAGGTATGCAACAGTCCCCGGAGTTTTCATTTTTGCCACGGGCATGGTGTTGATGCCGTTTACTGGAACATTTACCGGGTTACTGCTTGCTGCAGTCTTCATGCGGATGGGTAACGGCATCGCTTCAGGGACGATGATGACACTCGGTGCAGACCTAGCACCCCGCGACGGAACCGGAGAGTTCTTAGGTTTATGGCGACTCACGGGAGATTTCGGAGGTTCCGCAGGACCCGTTATCGTCGGTAATCTTGCCGATCTGTTCGGGTTGGGTTATTCCGGTTTCGCGTTGGGTGGTATCGGTTATCTCGCGGTGAGCATTTTTCTCTGGTTGGTACCCGAGACATTGAAAAGAGAGTAA
- a CDS encoding carbon-nitrogen hydrolase family protein: MYASIKVSAISLKPTKWDKASNAEKLEAFFVEAAKNTPQLILATEGVLEGYVVMDVIEGRATPEAMLEIAEPLDGTYIHRFRRLARQLDTCLCFGFAERCGTASVYNSAVFIDATGEICGTYHKTQFAEGTHPSWNFNCIGETIRAFDTPFGRAGILICNDRWNPLIARTLVLDGAQFLLIPSYGSKGKGQNQTVLARARENGVPIVEANVGMNLIISKGEIVAYKWGNDQISTANIDIPMLPSTEAARRSEQAYLQSQRPEMEARYRKTTDRLR, encoded by the coding sequence ATGTATGCGTCAATCAAAGTCTCCGCAATTTCGTTAAAACCGACCAAATGGGATAAAGCCTCCAATGCTGAGAAGCTGGAGGCTTTCTTCGTTGAGGCTGCCAAGAATACTCCACAGTTAATTTTGGCAACAGAGGGGGTTTTGGAGGGCTATGTCGTGATGGATGTCATTGAAGGCAGAGCCACACCGGAGGCGATGCTTGAAATCGCAGAGCCGCTTGATGGCACGTATATCCACCGCTTCCGTCGATTAGCACGTCAACTCGACACTTGTCTCTGTTTCGGATTCGCTGAACGGTGTGGAACCGCTTCTGTCTACAATTCCGCCGTGTTTATTGATGCTACCGGCGAGATATGCGGCACCTATCACAAAACGCAGTTCGCCGAGGGAACCCACCCATCGTGGAACTTCAATTGCATCGGCGAAACGATTCGCGCCTTTGACACACCTTTCGGACGTGCCGGCATTTTAATCTGCAACGATAGATGGAATCCACTGATAGCGCGCACACTCGTTTTAGATGGCGCACAGTTCCTCCTAATCCCCTCGTATGGTTCAAAGGGCAAAGGGCAAAATCAGACAGTGCTTGCCAGAGCGCGTGAAAATGGGGTGCCGATTGTAGAGGCAAACGTTGGGATGAACCTTATCATCAGCAAAGGCGAAATTGTCGCATACAAATGGGGAAACGACCAAATCAGCACAGCAAATATCGACATCCCAATGCTCCCATCAACCGAGGCGGCGCGCCGTTCGGAACAAGCGTACTTACAATCTCAACGACCTGAGATGGAAGCCCGCTACCGAAAGACTACTGACCGTTTGCGCTAA
- a CDS encoding pyridoxal phosphate-dependent aminotransferase: MSLSERSQNVTPSSTLAITAKINALIADGVDVVKFGAGEPDFDTPDYIKDAAIAALDAGFTKYTPVPGTPELREAITEKFKRDNGLRYKPSEVIVSCGAKHTLYNIFQAICDPGDEVIFAAPYWVSYPEQVKLAGAVPRVIETTPKQNFCMAPDQVEAAITPKTKAILVNSPSNPTGTTYDVDTLKAIADLAVKHQVYLISDEIYEALLYDGATHQSPAAFNEETKAITFVVNGVSKAYSMTGWRIGYTAGPEDAVSAMSRIQSHSTSNPTSIAQKAALVALNEPQDAVEEMRKAFEERRDVICQRFDEIDGINYARPQGAFYIFPDFSGHYGRTLGGQKVENSMDMTDYLLNSAGVGVVPGDGFGADNHLRLSFATSSEEIHRGLDRIKKALQ, translated from the coding sequence ATCTCATTATCAGAACGGAGTCAAAACGTAACGCCATCGTCCACTTTGGCGATCACCGCGAAAATCAACGCGTTGATCGCTGATGGTGTAGATGTCGTCAAATTTGGGGCAGGCGAACCCGATTTTGACACACCCGATTATATCAAAGATGCCGCAATCGCCGCACTCGATGCGGGGTTCACGAAATATACCCCTGTCCCCGGCACCCCCGAACTCCGCGAGGCAATCACGGAGAAATTCAAAAGAGACAACGGTTTGCGTTATAAACCCTCCGAAGTTATTGTCTCGTGCGGTGCCAAACATACCCTCTATAACATCTTCCAAGCCATCTGTGATCCCGGCGACGAGGTTATCTTCGCCGCACCCTACTGGGTCAGCTACCCAGAGCAGGTCAAACTTGCGGGGGCAGTGCCACGCGTCATTGAGACGACTCCGAAGCAAAACTTCTGCATGGCACCCGATCAGGTCGAGGCAGCCATCACACCAAAAACGAAGGCGATCCTCGTTAACAGTCCGAGCAACCCGACTGGTACGACGTATGATGTGGATACACTCAAAGCAATTGCTGACCTCGCTGTGAAGCATCAAGTCTACCTCATCTCCGATGAAATCTATGAAGCACTGCTCTACGACGGTGCCACGCATCAGAGCCCGGCTGCGTTCAATGAAGAGACGAAAGCGATTACCTTCGTTGTCAACGGTGTGTCTAAAGCCTATTCAATGACAGGGTGGCGGATTGGATACACCGCGGGTCCCGAAGACGCGGTATCGGCGATGTCGCGCATCCAATCACACAGCACTTCAAATCCGACATCCATTGCCCAGAAAGCCGCCCTCGTCGCACTCAACGAACCGCAGGACGCTGTTGAAGAGATGCGAAAAGCGTTTGAGGAACGCCGAGATGTGATTTGTCAACGTTTTGACGAGATTGATGGTATTAACTATGCCAGACCGCAGGGGGCGTTCTATATTTTCCCCGATTTCTCCGGTCACTACGGCAGGACGTTGGGGGGCCAGAAGGTTGAAAACTCAATGGATATGACCGACTATCTACTCAATTCGGCAGGTGTTGGCGTTGTGCCGGGTGACGGTTTCGGTGCTGACAATCATTTACGACTCTCCTTCGCGACCTCATCGGAGGAAATTCATCGCGGATTGGATCGAATCAAAAAGGCATTGCAGTAA
- a CDS encoding DUF58 domain-containing protein — protein MLTPQFLKQLKPFHIRSNRSFRGKFRGERRSPNRGVGMEFADYRVYEPGDDLRHVDWNIYARLGKLFIKLFHADEGLPLALLIDNSRSMAFGAPTKLACAKQIAAALGYVALGHADSVAVYTCAERLSAALPPASSTSQFLRLTKVLTAIVADGQTRLTECLRQLPMYQRNPCAVVILSDFLDPSGYEQGFKLLTGRGFSLTAIHLITPEEMNPQMYLEDRPTGGDWWVEDAETGETRAITINPEVLSQYQNQQQIFSDTLQRFCTDQGVGYAQLKSDMPIEPFILHELHRTGLIQRR, from the coding sequence ATGCTTACACCGCAATTCCTGAAGCAACTTAAACCCTTCCATATCCGATCGAACCGCTCGTTCCGTGGTAAATTCAGAGGTGAACGCCGGAGTCCGAACCGAGGGGTAGGCATGGAATTCGCCGATTATCGGGTCTATGAACCCGGCGACGACCTACGGCATGTCGATTGGAACATCTACGCACGTTTGGGGAAACTCTTTATCAAACTCTTCCACGCTGACGAAGGATTACCGCTTGCACTCCTCATTGATAACAGTCGTTCCATGGCATTTGGTGCCCCCACCAAGTTAGCGTGTGCCAAACAGATCGCTGCAGCGTTAGGCTATGTCGCTTTGGGACACGCCGATAGTGTTGCCGTCTATACCTGTGCCGAACGGCTCTCCGCGGCACTACCCCCCGCATCGAGCACCTCACAATTTTTACGTCTCACGAAGGTTTTGACCGCGATTGTTGCAGACGGACAAACACGGTTGACGGAATGCCTCAGGCAGCTCCCGATGTATCAACGAAACCCGTGCGCGGTTGTTATCCTTTCCGATTTTTTGGATCCCAGTGGCTACGAACAGGGCTTCAAATTGCTCACAGGACGCGGCTTCTCACTCACGGCTATCCACTTGATAACCCCAGAGGAGATGAACCCGCAGATGTACTTGGAAGACCGACCGACGGGTGGGGATTGGTGGGTAGAGGATGCCGAAACCGGTGAAACGAGAGCCATCACAATCAATCCTGAAGTGCTTTCGCAATACCAGAATCAACAACAGATATTTTCTGACACCTTGCAACGCTTCTGTACCGACCAAGGTGTTGGTTACGCCCAACTGAAAAGTGATATGCCTATAGAGCCCTTTATTTTACACGAGCTACACAGAACAGGTTTGATTCAGAGGAGGTAA
- a CDS encoding Gfo/Idh/MocA family oxidoreductase has translation MVNTAVIGYGYAGRAFHTYLVGLADGLNLYAIATRDAERREAAREAYPNVKMYQTIDEVIADDAVDLVVLATPHDTHAELSIKAMDAGKHVVTDKIMAMDTAEADTMIAASERNDVLLSVFHNRRWDWDYNTVRKIIDDGLLGTPYLFQVAIMRYGPPRGWRGVKSQSGGILYDWPAHFVDQALQLVTAPVESVYCDVHYGTTWDIDIGNYANLIIKFENDVRYQIEIGNLAKAEKPRWYIVGDLGGLVKQGLDPQEGPMVAGNIDAAQQDPENYAKVWTEAGGENRELIVESVQTTWKSYYQNIADVLNKGEELVVKPEEIRTVMQVYDAAMQSAETGETVRL, from the coding sequence ATGGTAAATACAGCCGTTATTGGCTATGGATATGCTGGACGCGCTTTTCATACCTATCTCGTCGGTTTGGCAGATGGACTGAATCTTTATGCCATTGCGACACGGGATGCCGAACGCCGTGAAGCCGCACGCGAGGCATATCCAAATGTAAAGATGTATCAAACGATTGACGAAGTCATCGCAGATGACGCTGTTGACCTTGTTGTGTTAGCCACACCGCACGACACACACGCAGAACTCTCTATCAAGGCGATGGATGCCGGTAAGCACGTCGTCACGGACAAAATCATGGCGATGGATACCGCCGAAGCGGATACCATGATTGCGGCGAGTGAGCGGAACGATGTCCTGCTCAGCGTGTTTCATAATCGCCGATGGGATTGGGATTACAACACGGTCAGAAAAATTATCGACGACGGTCTGCTCGGAACACCTTACCTCTTTCAGGTCGCGATTATGCGTTACGGACCCCCTCGCGGCTGGCGCGGCGTCAAAAGTCAAAGCGGTGGTATCCTTTACGATTGGCCCGCACACTTCGTCGATCAGGCACTACAACTCGTAACGGCACCCGTTGAATCTGTGTACTGCGACGTTCACTACGGCACAACATGGGACATCGATATCGGCAACTACGCCAACCTCATTATTAAGTTTGAAAACGATGTGCGATACCAGATTGAAATCGGTAACCTCGCTAAAGCGGAGAAACCGAGATGGTATATCGTCGGGGATCTCGGTGGACTGGTTAAACAGGGTTTAGATCCGCAGGAGGGACCGATGGTAGCCGGGAATATTGATGCCGCACAGCAGGACCCCGAAAACTATGCCAAAGTCTGGACAGAGGCAGGTGGTGAGAACAGAGAACTCATCGTTGAAAGCGTCCAGACAACATGGAAATCTTATTATCAGAATATCGCGGATGTGCTGAACAAGGGTGAGGAACTGGTTGTCAAGCCCGAAGAGATTCGCACGGTCATGCAGGTCTACGATGCCGCGATGCAGTCTGCCGAGACGGGAGAAACCGTGCGACTATAG
- a CDS encoding arylsulfatase encodes MVAEQTTPNLVFVITDDQGYGDLGCTGNPVINTPNLDALAAESVQLQNLHVGPTCSPTRAGIMTGHYCNSTGVWHTIGGRSLLRSDEVTMADIFRRNGYKTGMFGKWHLGDNYPFRPHDRGFDEALYHGGGGISQTPDYWGNDYFDDTYFRNGSEQPFDGYCTDVWFQEAMAFIERQAEGGQNRPFFCYLSTNAPHGPFRVPDAYSEVYRRKGVEGERANFWGMITNIDDNMARLRHHLRVLGLAENTILIFMTDNGSAMGCDLDAQQFVKAGYNAGMRGKKGSPYEGGHRVPLFMHWPGGGFTEKHEVHELTANIDLLPTLIDLCDLEVSSNAHFHGKSIAPLLRNETESWEERVVVTDSQRVENPIKWKDSATISQRWRLINGTELYDIQADPGQQHDIADEHPEVVSELREHYEAWWKLVSERFDEECPIVIGTQNEPVTCITTHDWHGEAQAWNHGMIRRGLECNGYWAIEVPEDGEYSFELRRWPLAEDRAITDGIPGEHIDLYNGGKGLALTTAQLRIGDQVATEAIPPDAKGVTFTFHLTAGQTRMHTVFSDETGELAIGAYYVYAKRVI; translated from the coding sequence ATCGTGGCAGAACAGACGACACCGAACCTCGTCTTCGTTATTACGGATGACCAAGGTTACGGCGATTTGGGGTGCACCGGAAACCCCGTTATCAATACACCGAATTTGGACGCACTTGCCGCAGAGAGCGTGCAATTACAGAACCTGCACGTTGGTCCGACCTGTTCACCGACCCGCGCGGGGATTATGACGGGGCATTATTGCAACTCCACAGGGGTATGGCACACCATCGGTGGACGTTCACTCCTCCGCAGCGACGAAGTCACGATGGCGGATATTTTCCGACGCAACGGCTATAAGACGGGTATGTTCGGGAAATGGCATCTCGGGGACAATTACCCGTTCCGTCCGCACGACAGAGGTTTTGATGAAGCCCTCTATCACGGCGGTGGTGGTATCAGTCAAACTCCTGATTATTGGGGTAACGACTATTTCGACGACACCTATTTCCGAAACGGCTCTGAACAACCCTTCGACGGTTACTGCACAGATGTCTGGTTTCAGGAGGCGATGGCGTTCATCGAGAGACAGGCGGAAGGCGGTCAGAACCGTCCGTTCTTCTGTTACCTCTCTACCAATGCGCCCCACGGTCCATTCCGTGTGCCCGATGCCTATAGTGAGGTCTATCGGCGGAAGGGTGTGGAAGGTGAGCGTGCGAATTTTTGGGGAATGATAACCAATATTGACGACAACATGGCGCGGCTGCGGCATCATCTCCGGGTTCTGGGGCTTGCGGAAAACACGATCCTTATTTTTATGACGGATAACGGGTCGGCAATGGGGTGCGACTTAGATGCCCAGCAGTTCGTCAAGGCAGGTTACAACGCCGGAATGCGCGGTAAAAAGGGGTCACCGTATGAAGGCGGTCACCGTGTGCCACTGTTCATGCACTGGCCCGGGGGCGGTTTCACTGAGAAGCACGAGGTGCATGAACTCACTGCAAACATCGACCTACTCCCGACCCTGATAGATCTGTGTGATCTCGAGGTCTCCTCAAACGCACACTTCCACGGTAAGAGTATTGCTCCGTTGTTGAGAAATGAAACGGAGTCATGGGAAGAACGGGTTGTGGTTACCGATTCGCAGCGCGTTGAAAACCCGATTAAATGGAAAGACAGCGCGACGATATCGCAACGGTGGCGGCTCATCAACGGAACTGAACTCTACGATATACAAGCCGATCCGGGACAACAGCACGACATCGCTGACGAGCATCCGGAAGTCGTCTCGGAACTCCGCGAGCATTATGAGGCGTGGTGGAAGCTGGTTTCGGAACGGTTTGATGAAGAGTGTCCGATCGTCATTGGGACACAAAACGAACCCGTTACCTGCATCACGACTCACGATTGGCACGGAGAAGCACAGGCATGGAATCACGGAATGATCCGCCGAGGCTTGGAATGCAACGGTTATTGGGCGATTGAAGTGCCTGAAGATGGCGAGTATAGTTTCGAGTTGCGGCGGTGGCCCCTTGCCGAAGATAGAGCGATAACGGACGGTATTCCGGGGGAACATATCGATCTTTACAACGGTGGAAAGGGTTTGGCATTAACAACAGCGCAGCTCCGTATCGGGGACCAGGTTGCCACGGAAGCAATTCCGCCAGACGCGAAGGGTGTAACGTTTACGTTCCATCTCACCGCAGGTCAGACGCGTATGCATACCGTATTCTCCGACGAAACGGGTGAGTTAGCAATTGGGGCGTATTATGTGTATGCGAAACGGGTAATTTGA